The Paenibacillus sp. FSL H7-0357 nucleotide sequence AGCCATATTTCTGAATGAGCTCTAAGATTTCTTGGTAGGTGTAAATCTGCCTGCGATATTCCTTGCCGTCATTCACCCGCGGGCTAAAGGTGGGAAACAAATCGCCATAGGAGAATGAGAGGGTGTCCAGTTTAAACTGTGAAATAGGTATTTGTACAAAAGCACTTTCCTTATACCAGTCACTAAGCCAGTCGCATGGGCCAACTACCATATAATGCGGGGCTTTTCTTACAGGCTTCCCGCCTTTTGAGATGAACAGTTCTCTGGCTAATCCCTCTAACTCACGTCTGCGCACTAAATACCCCTGATCTCGGCGGGAAGCCATCACATCGTTTTGTTTGCGGATTGATTCCAGAACTTCGTCTGCCTGCGCTTCGCTCAAATCGGATAAATTGGCAAATGGGCCTCTGGACTTCTCATAATAATGATATAAATAGTCAGCGGAGCTCTCCATACTTACACCTTGCCTTTCTTTAATGAATCGGATCAGACATGCTTTGAGGTAGTGCAACCGTTCGCAAAGAGCAGTGAAGACAGTAAAATGACCGCAAAAAAGCCTTTGTTCAAATCTGCCACTCCTTAATATTCATTCATTCGATAGTTGTATATTTGATCTTCTCTGCCCAGCTTAAACTGCAAAGTATTGCCTTCACGTTTGATAAACTTCAATTCGTCTCCGTAATAAGGCACGTCGTTCGTTTCCGCATATTGCTGCTGTTCCTGATTCAACAGCTCCTTGTACAACAACGTCTTTCCGCCTGTCTTGCGGTCAATAAACATTAGAAGCCCCTTCTGATTCGGACGGATCAACAGGAAATCATCATCAATTCCTTCGACCAGATAATTATCGTCTTCACCCCCGAGCTTCGCCAGATCCAGGGTCTCCTTCACCTTCCCTGTTCCGTCCTCAATCAGCCGGAGAATCTTGCCATCTGTAAGCACCAGATTATTGCCATACATGACAACATTATTCCCGAACCGTTTATAATAGCCGACACTCGCCTGCCGGATCACCACTCCGTTCTTTATCACCAGGGTGTACCATGCATTGTTGATATGAGGTTCACCGTAAATATCCGAGAGTGTCAAGTGGATTAAGCCTCCAGGTGTCTTCTGGAACTTGAATTCGACCATCTCGTACAGCTTGGAGCCGAGCTTAGCAATCAGCTGCGGTTTTCCCGGTCCCTTTGCGGCATACAGCTTGCCGGACTCTTTAACAACAGAATACGTGATACCTTCAAATGTTGCGTTGATACTCGCGAAGGTCCCAAGCCCTTTGGCGGTGTAGACAGCATGAGCCGCATCCCAGCTTACTGTCTGCCCCTCCAGCGCCTGCACCACGAAACGGGCAGGAAGATATAATTGCTCTTTATACCGGAACGGTGCTCCTCCTAATTGAACTGTTTTCCCATCAAGCACAGCAGTCTTGCTTCCAACCGTGACAACCACTGTTTTTTCCCATCCAACGTATTTGGCCCGCAGATCTGCCTTATCCCAGGCAACCCGCAGACCCGCCTCTTCCAGCAGACTTGCCGGGACAAACGCAGTTCCGCTCTTAACCAGTGCCGGAACAGTACCCTTGCCGCCATTCGCCACGTAATAAATGAACGAAGCATGGGTAGCCGCTGACGATATTGCCGGGAACAGAAACAGCAAAAGTAATATTGGAGTAAACTTCCATATTTTTCTCATTACCTATCCATATCCTTTCTTCACTTTACTTTATTTTCTAATTCACAGATAATTATAAGACTCTTGGTTTTCCAAAAAGTTGCAGCTGCGGATGAGGAGGCGGGATATTTATGTTGGAGGGATGCGGACGTTTGCTGCTTAACTTCTATTTGGTTTGCTATAAATTCATCCTTAACATACTGAGCCTCGACCGGACACCGCTGTTTACCGTTCTCTTCGACAACCACTTATTCTGCGGTTTCATCTCTCTAAAAACAATATTACACTTTGAAATGATCCTGCTGCTCTCCAATCATCTCGTACAGGGTTATGATCTGGTATGTATAGCAAGTAAACGAATTCTTATCCGGTTCCATACCTTCAAGGAGCCTAGCCACATCCTGCTTTCTAATAGATAACGCCCGCCGTTATTACTATTAAAGGAGGATTATTTGCTATGGGCAACAATCTGTATAGCCGCATAGAGGCGAAATTCCAGGAGCGTAAGCTCAAGCCTTATTATGAAAAAATCAAACGCATCCGCCAGCTTCCAATGGAGAACTGGAGCGACATCCAAATCAGGCGTTGCGCCGGGGAAATGAAGCTGAAAGCCCAAAGTGGTGTACCGCTTGAGGATTTAATGATTCAAGGGGCAGCACTTGTAGCTGAAGCTGTGTGGCGATTCATGCAAATCCGTCTCTTTGACGTACAGCTCGCAGCCGGATTAGCCCTGTGTGATGGTTATCTGGTGGAAATGCAGACCGGGGAAGGGAAAACGCTGGCTGCCGTCCTCCCCGCTTACTTACAGGCGCTTCAGGGGAAAGGCGCTCATATCTTTACCTTTAACGATTATCTGGCTCGGCGGGATGCCGAATGGATGGGCCCTGTCTACAGGGGGCTGTCTCTCCGTCGGTTATGTTGCAGAGGGGCAGGAGGTCGGGGAAAGAAAAGCAGCATATGCTGCCGATATCACTTATTTGTCGGCGAAGCAGGCTTGCTTTGATTACTTAAAGGATTCACTGGTGTATACTCCAGCCCACAAAGTCCAGCGCCCCCTTCACTGCGTACTGGTCGACGAGGCGGATTCCATACTCATTGATGAAGCCCGGATTCCGCTTGTCATCGCGGGAGAAACGGACAAGAAACGTGCAGGTAACCGTGAAATACCGTTGATCGTGAAGCAGCTCATTCAGGGGCCGGATTATGATACGGACGAGCATAGGCGGAATGTACACCTGACGGAAGCCGGAGCGCTTAAGGCTGAGGTCATGCTGAAATGCGGAAATTTATATGAGTCCCGCAACTCGGATACGCTCGCAGAGCTTCACTGTGCGCTGCATGCAGAGGCTTTATTAAAGAAAGATGTCGATTATATTGTAAGAGACGGCGCCGTGCTGCTTATTGATGAATTCACCGGGCGAATTGCCGAGAACCGGCATTGGCCAGACGGTCTGCAGACAGCAGTGGAAGCCAAAGAAGGGCTGAGCATTCAGTCCGGCGGCAAAATTCTTGGAACCATGACGCTGCAGCATTTTTTAAGCCTCTATGCCCGGCTCTGCGGGATGACAGCAACGGCGTTATCCTCGGCGGATGAGTTTAGAGCCTATTATGCCCTGGATGTGATGGTGATTCCACCGCATCAGCCCTGCAGAAGAATTGATTATCCTCATGTAATATTCACGCACCGTGAAGCCCAGTGGCAGGCCATTCTTAGTGAAATTGCTGCTGTTCATAAGACGAAGCAGCCTATCCTAATTGGTACAGCTAGTGTGCAGGCATCCTGTCAAATGGCAGCCGACTTGCAGAATGCAGGCATTCCATGCAACCTCCTGAACGCACAAAATGATCAAAGGGAAGCGGAGCTGATCGCCGGAGCAGGCCGGCTGAATGCGGTGACCGTTTCAACCCATATGGCAGGCCGGGGTGTCGATATTATTCTCGGCGGAGGCGATGCGGAAGAATACTTGGCAGTAAAAAAGCTCGGAGGGTTGTATGTCATCGGTACAAATCTGCATGAAAGTGTACGTGTAGACCAACAATTGCGTGGCCGTGCAGGCAGGCAGGGAGATCCCGGCTCCTCCCGCTATATGATTAGCCTGGAGGATGATTTGCTCGCAAGGTTCGGCTTAAGAGAGGCGCTTCCGAAGGAATATCAGGATCTGCAGCAGGATTCTCCGCTTAAAGGTTCCAGAATCTGCAACCTGATCAACCATATTCAGCTAGTCATGGATGGCCAGCATATTGAAATCAGAAAAACCTTAAATAAATATGCCGATTTGATCGAACAGCAGCGGCGTATTCTTTTCACGAAACGGGAGGCCCTGCTTGGTGAGTTATTGAGGCCAACCATCTTAATGACAAGAGTACCAGCAATTTACGAACAATTATGCCGCAGGTTCGGGGAAAAAAGGGTTGAGGAAGCCGAAAGATTCATCACACTGGTTCAAATTGATAACGGCTGGGCTGATTATCTGGCTTACGTTTCTTCTGTGAAGGAAGGCATTCATCTGGAAAGCCTGAGCCACAAAAATCCGCTGCATGAGTATCACCGGCTGATCATAAATGCCTTTACAACACTGGAAGAGAGGATCGAAACCGCTGTTGTGGAACTTTTTCTGACAACGGACTTTTGCTCACTGAAGATAAATTTCCACTTGGAGGCTTTGAGAGTCCCCTCAGCGACATGGACGTATATGATCAATGACAGCTTTTTTCAGAACAGAATTAATCTTTTATAAAAGGAAAACTGCTTGTTGCCCTGTCTTAGCCAACTTTCAATGCAATCAGCCATTGTGCGGCTTCCAGCAAGTCTGCTGCAATAAAGTCCGGCTCCGCCGCCTCATACCAATCCTTGCGGTAAGCCATAAGCGAATTTTCGCCCCAGCCCGTACGGACAAGCACTTTGATTGCGCCCACTGCGGCTGCTGCCAGCATATCCGTTGTTCCAACCCTGGTTTGGGTTTCTGGCATTCACAGTCACTACCGGAGGAATGAGGACAAATGTAGGAGGCGTCCATTCCGAAGGACACAAACTGGCTGCTAAATTCCGCCTCACTGGCTTGGCCAACGCGAACGGGAACAGTTCAAAATCGCGGGGATGAATAAAATGTCCAGTTCCCCCCATCGTCCCGTCACGGTCTATGAAAACGGCTTGAAGATTATGCATAAGCATAAAGCCCTCCTTATTGACTGATGATTAATTTCATTTGTTCAACTACTTCGTCCACATCGTGGCTGCTTGTATCTATTTTAGTAGTCCCCATGTTCCGGTATAAGCTTAAACGTTCGATACTGCTGAGAATTTGCTCCTCCGGTCTATGGTCTTGCTCCATCCGCTGCCTTAGTGCAGTCTCCGAAGAGATCAAGGTAATCGTTTGTGTATCAAATTCCAGATCATCTAGCCGTTTCAGAAGACCTTGCAAGATCTCTTCGCGATGAAGTACCCAACTGAAAATGACATGTTCAAATGTAGAGTTCGTCAAGAAGCTTCTTAGCTGATATGTAATGTTATTCTCCACCATGGCTCTGTTTTCATCGTTTACGATCCAGGGATTCATCATCCAGCACCAATCGCCGTCCAGCCATACGGAATGATTTAGCACCCCGTTCAGGCTTTTGCATACGGCGGATTTCCCGACACCCATTGTGCCGTTGACAACAATTAACTTTTTCATGACATCCTCCTCTAAAAGGTATTTACACATAGTTCCATCGAACTATTCTTTTAATAAATTTCAGTAGGAAATGATTCCTTTGCATGATATAATCTCTTAGTCCATCATCGAGAATTTATCCCCATTGAAAGTATGGGTTTGCAGGAGGATCATTATCATCATGAACAATCAGATTAAAATAGTCAAAGTATCCGCAGAGATTGAGAAGGATGAATTTGATATTAAGGTGAGCCCTTGGCGATTGCTGCTTGAGACCAACCGTTATTACGAGATCAAACCCGAGCTTGGACCTGTAAAGAGAATCTATAAAGAGA carries:
- a CDS encoding copper amine oxidase N-terminal domain-containing protein, with the translated sequence MRKIWKFTPILLLLFLFPAISSAATHASFIYYVANGGKGTVPALVKSGTAFVPASLLEEAGLRVAWDKADLRAKYVGWEKTVVVTVGSKTAVLDGKTVQLGGAPFRYKEQLYLPARFVVQALEGQTVSWDAAHAVYTAKGLGTFASINATFEGITYSVVKESGKLYAAKGPGKPQLIAKLGSKLYEMVEFKFQKTPGGLIHLTLSDIYGEPHINNAWYTLVIKNGVVIRQASVGYYKRFGNNVVMYGNNLVLTDGKILRLIEDGTGKVKETLDLAKLGGEDDNYLVEGIDDDFLLIRPNQKGLLMFIDRKTGGKTLLYKELLNQEQQQYAETNDVPYYGDELKFIKREGNTLQFKLGREDQIYNYRMNEY
- a CDS encoding HAD hydrolase-like protein, producing MPETQTRVGTTDMLAAAAVGAIKVLVRTGWGENSLMAYRKDWYEAAEPDFIAADLLEAAQWLIALKVG
- a CDS encoding AAA family ATPase, whose amino-acid sequence is MKKLIVVNGTMGVGKSAVCKSLNGVLNHSVWLDGDWCWMMNPWIVNDENRAMVENNITYQLRSFLTNSTFEHVIFSWVLHREEILQGLLKRLDDLEFDTQTITLISSETALRQRMEQDHRPEEQILSSIERLSLYRNMGTTKIDTSSHDVDEVVEQMKLIISQ